A stretch of DNA from Brachyhypopomus gauderio isolate BG-103 chromosome 7, BGAUD_0.2, whole genome shotgun sequence:
ACAacgcaccactcccacacagctgtacaagaaccgtGGATCACTGTGGGTCCATCAGGTCTCGATAGGGAGGAAGGGATCTAATAATGTTTATATTAGAACTGAGCCTGACAACAGTTCAGAATAGCAAGAAAATCTAGGACCTCGTCAAATCAGATGCAATTAACCCCGTGCACGCAAAATAGGAGGGTCCCAGAAAGCGGTTTTCGAGCCAGCGTCGACCTCTGGTCCTTATCAGTGTCTCGCTTCTAGCAAACAGGTGCGGTGCGCTACAGGTGAGAAAGCGATGCGCTCCTGGTTCCGcatgattggttcattttgcaGCGCGGGTGGTTCGACTTTCATAGAATTTTCCCCTCTTCGGGTTTCGTGATGAGGAAATGGCTGCAGAGTATTTTCATGTAGATTATTTTAGAGACCCTATGTGTCTAATAAACACTTCCATAGCAAGGTTACCAAGAGaagcatattttaaaataatttattcagGTGGAATGGTACTGACAAGATGGCCATTCCCATTGCATCTTTTCACCATTATAtgattttatttaaagtttgcaGCAGAACCTGCACCTACCAGACATAAGCTTAAGGCAGAACCATGGAGAGGCCTTTGTGGAGAGCATCATCTGCTGGTTCTGCTGAGCATTACTGCTGACGAAGTGAGTCCTGATGGATGTAAACTCCaaagattacacacacacacacacacacacacacacacacacagcgctcacCAAGTGAGGGCACACCAACCTTTTGTAGTGACACTGGACGTGGACGGCGGCCCCGGTGGACCGGACAATACCAACCTTGCTCGGCGTAGGTGTGTAGTACACAGTGTTCGCGTAGACTAACGTGTCGTCGTCAGTCTTAAAGTGGAAATAAACTGTTAAAACCGTGTGATACACCGACAGTCGGGTGCAGTACACAGACGTAGCAATCTTACCAATATTTCGGAACCACATTCGTGCAAGCCAACGTCGATCACGTATTCCTCGTCATTAAGCTGGATAGCTCGGCAGTTGCCCGTAAACCCGTCCAGTCCCAGTCGCAGCTGATCGGCGGTGATACGGTGTCCGTTACCGTAGAAGTCGGCCTGCACCGTGATCACCATCGTGTCGTCCGTACACTGGACCTGCACGGCTGCCGTGGCTTGTGTGGCGTGTTTGTACAATCTAGAGTCTGGCCCTGGTTTCGGCACGTCTTTCAAAAAGCGAATTCCGTTTACAGTTCCCAACAGAACTATCAGAACTATTGCGGCCTTGCGTGTCAACGTCATTTTCACTTTAGGTTTCAGTAAACCAATTAGACTAATCAGTTCCCTCAGCAGATAAGGGTGTATTTCAAGGTTTCAATTGAAGTTACGCACGCCCCCTTAATTCAGTCAGCCAAATCTGGTAATTCTGTCATGACCTTGTTCCGGTAGTTTACCGGTAGTTTACTTAGAAAGTTCAGCTGAAAACCATCAAGATTCTAATCTAAATTCAAATATGTAGGCCTATACATCTCTACTGAAAGTGAATGAAGTCACAGTGGTATTGGCAACAAGTTCAAGTTGGGCTGGAACGGCAGATTCATAGATCCATGAATGTCCCATCACTTTGTCGTTGAAGAGCAGAGTGAAGACCAGACATTGCTTGGGCTCAATCTGCATCCAACCATAAATTTCCACTCCTCCAACACCATCAATCCTCGCTGATGCCAGATGCATAAGCAACAAATATACAGTGCAGCCTTAACAACAAATTTTATGTAATGTTATTTATGTAGTCCTAATATCACAAATAGGGATACGTTACAAACTGTAACCCCAGCGTATTGAGCAATACGAATCTTCTCAAGGAAACGTATTACTGGCATTTTTCAAAACATTAAACTGTTCCCCTAGTTGAGTCACGTACAGGCAGGGCTGGAGTGGGCCTCTATCAATCCAGGCGTTTCACACCCAAACCCGGCCCACAAAATGATTTTTCCCATCCATCTGGCCCAAATTCAAGATTCCCCATTAGGATTCCTCCCCAAACTCCCGATTAGCCCCCTGGATCTGTGTACAGGTAGTTGTGCCATGTAGACCTACAAGAAATTTAAACAGCTTCCAGAAAAGATTGTGTAATCAGACTTCGTACTCTTAGCAGCCTATAGTAAAGATCTGAATGTGACAGCAGCGTTGGGCCTTAGTCAAACACAACCCGCATAGTTTGTCAGTTGGGTTTATGCTTATGAATTTAACAAATCCCCAAGATACATAAATTCCCATTATGGTTTGGGAGATTATGCAGTGATAATTGTCACATTTTGTGTACAGAGCATCATTTTATATTGCAGATATGATCTGCAATATATTTACCACAACATGGcatataaaaaaaatcctcattTGCACACAGTTGTGAAGGAGTATTAAACATTATTCTCCTCCACTAACCTTAATTGTGGGGTTCATCACACAGAGCtggctccccacacacacacactacactttgCCTTCTACTGCACTGCACACACTATTTCTAGCCAGCCAGTCATTATCAATTTATATTCCAATTTAGGCAGATATTGTTCAGAATAATCAACTGTCAGGATCTAAAATTGTCAATCCTCAAATAGCAGACAAAACCTTTCATTGTCAGAATATACAAAATGGTCATCTTGATGGATTGAGGATTATAGAGATCAACTTCGAAATTAGACCCTTTTTTAGAGGAGGGATTAATGGCTTCAGTATGCATTCACAAAGTGAAAAATCAAGACTCCACAGATACAGTTTGGAACGTTTATTTCTCAAACTGACTGTCCACCTCTTCCTTCTGGTCCTTTTTATAGACTTCCATGACCGTCTTTGGCGAGCGTCTGCACAGCCTCTGCGGAGACTGTAGACTGCGGTTTGGTTTGCAGCGGTGTGGGTCTTAGCATTGAGCTGTTGGATCCATAGACGGGGGATGCCATGTCTGGAAGCTGTTCCGTCTCAAGGTTGGCAGCCAGAAGACTCGGTCCTGTGATGGAGTTACTCTGGCTTGAAGTTCCATTAACGGTGTGCAATGCtacatatataaaaataaagagCATTCAAAAATCAACCAATAACCAAAGAAATGCACACTGCAGGCCATAATGTTCTCCAGAGATTCAAGAACAGAGTTCCATGAACTTCCATCTCCTGATGAGCACAAGTTCCACTAGGATCAAACCAAATTACTTCCTTGACCAAGCTGTACTTGGGTTTAAACAATATGCATGTTGGATCATTTGGTGGAAAATTCAAACACTGGACATCCTACAGGGTTACAGCTTACTGACGAGGGGTTGATATGTGGTTTAAAACATCATAGTCATCAGTCATGAGTATTAAGAATAAAGTCACTGGTGAAAATTGATCAAATAACCCTTAGTGTGCATGCACCCTCAAAACAAAGCCCATATGTTCTCTCCCACCAGACACAGATCCCTATCCTGGCACACGCCGTTAATAGATGGTGGGATTTCAGACGTGTGAACACCGTACCTTCTGCAGTCATCTCCATTTCCCATGTCTGAGGCTCAGAGGTGGTCACATCTGGAGCATCGTTTCTCTCTTCTGAGTCAGGATATGCAAGAGACTACATTTAAAATAGAAAACCTAAACTATACAGGCTACATTCAGAGTCCAGTGTCTAAATTGGAACCTTACATTCAATCATTGTAAGCATTTATTAAGTCCATTGGTTTATACTGGCCACTTAGTGATCAGTCATTTAAAGTGGTTGTTCCTAAACTATGGAGTTTGACCAAATATGTATGGAACACCTTCACCATTCCCCTTTAAAACCTTCATAAAACACTCTAAACATCCGAGACCCATCTCATGACAACGGCATCCAGCATATTTTGTTCCAAGAATGGACAGAGACCTTGATGCTAGGAAATGTGCTATATCAAGTGATGAACCATCCTTCAGCGTGATCCAATATTCATATTTCATCCACTGGCATCATACATGTTAGAAGGAACGGTTCCGAATACTTCACTTAAAATCACGGTGCTGTGTAGAATTGCGAATACAAATCAGATGCGTTGCCAAGGCAGCAGAGCAAAGGCTCATTACTAAGGGATATTTTACAAATATGcattatatacattatataatatACATTATAAAATATAATGTCTTATATTATCTCAAGTCCAACAGTGCAggaattaatttttttatttattcaagaTGCTGCACAGAAACAGTGTTGTATCTGAAAGGTGTATCAGAAAGTACAAACCTATGCTTGCATAGACTTCATTCTCCCCGAGGTGGTTGTGTGGTATTGACGTGTTGCCTCCAACAGAGAAGTGATGGATGACTTCCTTCACACTAGGGGGCGCCAGTTTATTTTTGATGGTCAGTGGGCCTACACTTgccactttttgccactccagtGCTGTAAATCAAGAGCCATTACAGACACAGTTTGGATGGTTAGTGGGTAAGACTGGGCATCATCACTTACTCTTCTGATCGTTTCCTTTCTGGAAGGCCACAGTGCCTCTCCAGGCCGCAGCAGGTTCCTGAGGGGAGACGGAACCAGCCGCTTTGGAGTCCAGCACTGTTGAGTCTGCCTGCATGGGGTCGTGTTTGAGACTAGAAGTAGAGGAGTCCAAGGGTGGTCGGGCCTGATGAGATGGAGGGTCCTGCTCAATAGCATCACAGCTGGTACAGGTCCAGTGATCTCCCGCTGCAGACCTCCAGCTTAGCAAGACACACAATCACTTTAACATGACCCTTTTCAGAGGAAAAATAAGGGTCTGTACAATAGAAGTTTGAAAGCAGACCTGCCGTCGATGAAAGAGCATGCCTTGTTCATGGTCCCACTCGCTTGATTCAAGGGATAAGCTTTTAGGGTACAAGTAACATAGATCTATGGGACAAAGACGCAAGAAAGAGTAAggcccccctcccccaaacacaACCCTCCTCCAGTCCACGTTCAGCCTTGGCACTAATAAAGTGTGACAGCCATGTTCCAATGCACCTCACAACGCATCTGGTAGAATATGAAGGCCTCCAGCTGGAGCTGGAGTTTGTTGGGCTGGGTTCTGGGCAGGAAGCGGGACTTTGAACCAGTCCGCTGCCCGTCTACCATACACCTGAATGGGCACAGTGTACAGGAAGCAGCAAAAACAATTATATGAACCACCATTTAAGATTCTTGACAAGCACCATCACGAGAGCCATCCATGTTTATGCCTAATCCTACAAACTCCCCgaagaaaaaaaatttaaaagtcGTACCCATTATCTACAAACTTGTACATAGGGACCGAATTTGTGTTGGGAGTAGTTGTGGCAACACAACTCTCGATAAACACAAGCAAGTCCATTTGTGGCATACGGGCTTCCATATTTATCATGTCTCCCAGGAAGAAGATGCTAGAGGCTCGTGTCTCGGTCCAGTCACCTGCAGAGATAAACAGGAAGTTGTGTAAAAGGGTAGACTACAAAGGTTTTTAAAGTCTAGTGTCATTATTGAACCCCACTTGTCATCAGATTCAATGAGAAAGCCAGGTTTTCTGCTGCAGACTGCGTAGTCTGGTGGAGAATCCAGGTTGGCAGGACTGGGTTTGTACCAACATTAAACTTCCTGGGAAACAGGAAAATGTGTCAACATGCACAAAATAACTCATGAAACAAGCTAACAACAAGGGAGACAGTCTTGCCAAGCTTCCAAAATTCTGAGTCACCAAACCCATCTTTGGATGCTGGTTTCAGTCAGGATGGTTACCTGCCATAATGGCATCTAATAGGGATGACCGCATCCTCTGTTCGAACAACACCATCAAGAGTAGGCTCAGGTGAGTAAACGAGGAGGTTGGTATAAACGAGGGCATCTTCTGTAATCTGGACAGAGGAGGTTGTGGATATTCATTTAATACACGTGGTCCAGTTCAACACGTGAACGTTTTATAAACACAACTCTGTAGCAGCATATTTAAACGTGACCAACTGGTCTTAACGCAGCATACCCAGTGCTGAGTGCCACAGTCAGTCAGAGCCGCTTCCAGTATATATTCATCTGCCGAAGTAGCGATGACTCCACATAACGTCCTGAGTTGATGGTCTGTTCCAAGACGCAGGTCCGCAGCGTTAACAGGAATACCGACATTAAACAGATCCGCCTTCACCGTGATGACCATGCAGGTGGGATGGCAGGTTACAGTAACGGTGTTGACCTGAATATTCGCTCTGCTTAACGGCTCTGCCAGCAGATGGTGGGCAATCTTCGATGGCAAGCGTTCACTTATTTGAGAATAATAAAGTTCGTTGTTATAAATATCTGGATACGCGGACACGTCACCCAACTCCCGACAGATCAAAGCCGTCATGAAGAACGTTACTTTAAACATTTTTGTTTATTAAAGTAACCAAACAAATGCAAGTGTTACGCTGACGTATCCTAGTGGGGAGCTTATGCAGCTGAATGAAACTGCGTTTTCACGGTCTTTTAATTGTGCGAGCTATGATGCACGGTTTTAATACACAGCTGAAATCAATCCGAGGCCACGCCTAAAACAAAAAagagatttaaaaataaataaattaaaaatggGAGTATGCTGTGAAATTGGTATCTCAAAGGATTGCCACATATATAGATAGGGGTTCATATTGACTTTTAACTGTTATTTATAAGACGACGTTTCTGAGGCCACGCCTAAGACAGAATTGTAATTCCGCGCTGCACGCGTTAAGCAACTGGAAAGAGCTTCAATAAATTGCAGCAGTGAACTGGTATTTTCAGAAGTGGAAAGCACTAAGTTGTGAAGAAATAGTAATTgagttattttgtgtgtgtgtgtgtgtgtgtgtgtgtgtgtgtgtgtgtgtgtttagaggcAGGTTTATAAGTAGATGAACGACATAATCGAATGTGTCCTGAAAGCTACATAACAGCGCCGCTCTTGAAATCGATTAATATTTTATCCGTAATTTATCGTTTTGTGTTGCTTTGCGACTTTTATTGCTTATATATGTTGACTTGAATTCAAACGaagtaataaatattttattttcgtATTTTGGTGTGAATATTTTTCTCAGGTTATGTGTGCGCGGTAAGGACCCTCGCCACACATTCAAAATGGCGCATTTTCAGAAAAAAGGGTCGGAACTCTAAAGCatgaaacaaaaataataatacaacGAATATGTTTGAGTAGTAATTATTTAGTTTAACCAAAAAAGCTCATCAGTTCCTGGATTAGTATTTGTTGCGTATTTAAAGGGTTTGCTGATTTATTACGGGTTGTTAGAACATCTATTTCGGTAAAGGTAAGTGCCAGTGTTAGTAGCCACTAAGTGGCTAGCTAGCTGTGAGGGCTAGTGCACTAGACTGAGACTCCAGCTGGGAACATTTCACTCATTTATTCACGAACAAAGCGAGACTCACATTTTACAAACGAGAAACtagtatataatgtatatagtaGCATTGTAAAATAGTTATAAATTGGGATTTAAACGTTGTGCCCGTAATTTTTTTGCATTTAGTGCATGAAGTTTATTTTTCATTGATTGacgttttatttaaatgaaaaataaatgttaGTGTCCGAGATCTCGGTGATATAAGATAGCAAACTCATGTTTTAAGTGAAAGTTTGTGATGAGGGAGGCTGTTTGGCGGTCTGACTTCTCCGTGCATCACTGAAGGGTGCTCGAAACGAGAAACCGACGTGATGTTTACTTTTGGTGCGATTAAAATATAAGTATTTGTTGTTAAAGTGATGAAACGCAAGTCTACGCTAATCATAGTAATGAAATTGTATAAACTTTTTTACGTGAATGTGTAATTCTAAATCTTTATCTTTAACAGTTTCATTGTTAGAACTACATAAACTAACTACAGAAGCCACCTAACCCATATATCCTGTCTCTTTCAGTTTGTGAtggcagaggagaggagacagaagCTATGCTCGGTGATTTTGCCCACAGAATCCATGAAGGCGATGGCAGAGTCAGTAGGAGTGGGTCAGCTACAAGAGGACAGCTGTGTGGCACTCAGCGAGGAGGTCAGCTACCGCATCAAGGAGATAGCTCAGGTACTGTCCCCAGACCCACCTACTTACACTATCGAACAAATGAGATAAAACCTCCAAACCCATCCACTAACACTTCCGCATCAAGGAGAACCCACTATGAATACTACCACGTTTAAAGAGATCACTTTGATCCTGTCTACTAACCCTACCGCATGAGAGATCACTCGAGTACCACCAAATAAACCTACCCACTATCCATACTGTGTCAAAGGGGTCGCTCAAATCCGGCCTACAAACCGCACTGCATCAAAGAGACAGCGCAGGTATCGCCACGAAACCTGGTCACATCAAACAGATCACTCAGGTCCTTCCCACAAAGTCTACGCCATCAAAGAGATCactgagatcacacacacacaaaactgatCACGTCAAAGAGATCACTCAGGTCTCCCACACAAAACTGATCATGTCAAAGAGATCACTCAGGTCACCCACACAAAACTGATCATGTCAAAGAGATCACTCAAGTCACCCACACCAAACTGATCACGTCAAAGAGATCActcaggtcacacacacaaatctgatCACATCAAATAGATCACGTCAAAGAGTTCActcaggtcacacacacaaaactgatCACATCAAAGAAATCACTCAGGTCACCCACACAAAACTGATCACTTCAAAGAGATCACTCAGGTACAGATTTTCACTCATGAAATCTACCGCATCAAAAAGATCATTCAGAGGCCACCCTCAAATAAATCTCCTTAACCTACTTATTTGTAGGTTATACTTTTTGTACTTATTTATTAACCCACTTCTCAATCTACATGGGTACTACTCCCAACCCCTAAGCATAGTTCTGCTGCATGTTGGACATACACAGTCCAAGGGTTAAAATGTCGAGATAAACAGTTACATCACTCAGTAATGCTAAAATGGATGACTGTGAATGAAATGTTGACAAACGCATCACGGGAAAAGGCGCAAACTGGCGACCAGTTTGTGCATGCTTGTTTCTGGTTGTATCCAGCTCTACTGACCATAAAATAGCTGCACACACAGAGGTTTCTGTACAGTTGTGTGTTGTCTGTACACCTACATTTGTTATAGATTCAGGAGGAACTGAATTATGATTGTCAGCAAGTTCACCACAGTAAGAACGAAGGTCTCATCACACGTATTACAGGGAAGATCTAAACGCCAGAATTTAACTTAAACTGGGCCGTGCTCCTCTGCTCTGGTTCTGCTAGGACGCACTCAAGTTCATGCATCACGGCAAAAGGCGCAAGCTGACGACCAACGACATCGACCACGCTCTGAAGCTGAAGAATGTGGAGGTGATTGCCCAGCACGACACTTCTCTCAGACACACGCCTCGCTCCCCGGCCGCAAAGGGCCGAGCTCGCGCGTTTTGTGCGCGtgcgtttgtatgtgtgtgtgaccgcTGTGCCGTGTGCCGTAGCCCCTCTA
This window harbors:
- the LOC143518620 gene encoding zona pellucida sperm-binding protein 3-like, which gives rise to MFKVTFFMTALICRELGDVSAYPDIYNNELYYSQISERLPSKIAHHLLAEPLSRANIQVNTVTVTCHPTCMVITVKADLFNVGIPVNAADLRLGTDHQLRTLCGVIATSADEYILEAALTDCGTQHWITEDALVYTNLLVYSPEPTLDGVVRTEDAVIPIRCHYGRKFNVGTNPVLPTWILHQTTQSAAENLAFSLNLMTSDWTETRASSIFFLGDMINMEARMPQMDLLVFIESCVATTTPNTNSVPMYKFVDNGCMVDGQRTGSKSRFLPRTQPNKLQLQLEAFIFYQMRCEIYVTCTLKAYPLNQASGTMNKACSFIDGSWRSAAGDHWTCTSCDAIEQDPPSHQARPPLDSSTSSLKHDPMQADSTVLDSKAAGSVSPQEPAAAWRGTVAFQKGNDQKTLEWQKVASVGPLTIKNKLAPPSVKEVIHHFSVGGNTSIPHNHLGENEVYASIEERNDAPDVTTSEPQTWEMEMTAEALHTVNGTSSQSNSITGPSLLAANLETEQLPDMASPVYGSNSSMLRPTPLQTKPQSTVSAEAVQTLAKDGHGSL